CAGCGGACACAAATTTAAGGGCCCTTCACATGCTTACATATGCTCTTCaaataataggaaaagaaattctccttcctatttctttaaaaaaaaaactggaacagATGAGACTAAGTTTGGTAGCTCCTAGGAAAAATGGCTATGAGACAAGAGGATGTAGAGCACTATCTCAGTGGAATCTAGGCAGGTCTTGGGGTTCTCAGATTATTGTCCTCACTTACcataaatagagagaaagaagtttTGATCACTGATTGTGTCTTCATAATCTATTCGAGCTCTGTAGTTTCCATTATCCTCAAGAGTGAGGTTCTTAATGTGCAGGGATGTCAATGTTGCATGGACTCTTTGCTCATATCTGTTCCAGAGACTCTTCCAAGTTAGTCTGCCAGTCTCAGGCTCCAAGGTGAACAGAGGCTGATGGTTTTTCTTAGAGAGGAAGCTCCATTCGATCCTTTGGATCTTTTTTCCTTGGGTTGTGTTCAAGTGAAACAGGATGGAACCTCCCCGGACCCcatacagagaagtctgaatATCAGGACTTTGATCTCCTGAGGTCGGGACACCTGGGATGATGGGAAACAGAAAACATTGATCAGCACTATTTACTCATGTAGAGCAGATCATAGCATTTCAGACT
Above is a window of Gracilinanus agilis isolate LMUSP501 unplaced genomic scaffold, AgileGrace unplaced_scaffold57772, whole genome shotgun sequence DNA encoding:
- the LOC123256314 gene encoding uncharacterized protein LOC123256314 encodes the protein VPTSGDQSPDIQTSLYGVRGGSILFHLNTTQGKKIQRIEWSFLSKKNHQPLFTLEPETGRLTWKSLWNRYEQRVHATLTSLHIKNLTLEDNGNYRARIDYEDTISDQNFFLSIYDPTKQKESWYIGIFLLVILLGILGIGMWICRRKEKKKEVMDSPGNQRNSDMDIQYEVFSLGRPEDQNQCQEASEQHPQEEKHLTTIYSEIQNPRKCSGIQRETR